From Lawsonia intracellularis PHE/MN1-00, the proteins below share one genomic window:
- a CDS encoding transcription antitermination factor NusB translates to MIKSPEKKYTNRKKTKTAREIATIALQKIKEGQPIQVLLNNILLTYPLSKQDIALVTELVYGYLRLEIRIVWILEQFLKKSEHLPYEVKLIIGLATYELLFLDKIPPYATIHTAVSTIKSKFGKILAGVANASLQTIFRKSKHNDGPKYNTFYKQRLPEDIHYLSIWYSIPLWIIKLWISNYGTQKTLKLAASSLQRPYFCIRVNPIYDNWRELYENLCQNGGIPIGRSGIYFKPNRKPKELQYYLEQGYISIQGAGSQIVMDALDIQTWKIPIWDACAGRGGKTSLLLEWGIPIFAASDISLSKLQGLIAETKRLKLLTPSIFCSSSTQPALKNVLCSQLKTILLDVPCSGLGTLSRHPDIKKFRTPKDVDKLIQLQKKILNTAWEFLPPQGELIYITCTVNPSENEQQVIQFLKDYPQASLKKQWEGIPDRFGTDIMFGAIIQKK, encoded by the coding sequence ATGATTAAATCACCAGAAAAAAAATATACTAATAGAAAAAAAACAAAAACAGCTCGTGAAATAGCAACAATAGCACTGCAAAAAATTAAAGAAGGCCAACCTATCCAAGTATTATTGAATAATATACTTTTGACATATCCATTATCCAAACAAGATATTGCTTTAGTTACTGAGCTTGTTTATGGATACTTACGATTAGAAATACGTATAGTATGGATTCTAGAGCAATTTTTAAAAAAATCTGAACATCTTCCTTATGAAGTAAAACTTATCATAGGTCTTGCTACCTATGAGTTACTATTTCTCGATAAAATTCCTCCTTATGCTACTATACATACAGCTGTTTCAACTATTAAATCTAAATTTGGTAAAATCCTTGCAGGAGTAGCTAATGCTAGCCTTCAAACAATATTTAGAAAAAGTAAACATAATGATGGACCTAAATATAATACCTTTTATAAACAAAGACTACCAGAAGATATCCATTATCTTTCTATTTGGTATAGCATCCCACTTTGGATTATTAAACTATGGATTTCTAATTATGGAACACAAAAAACATTAAAACTTGCAGCATCCTCTTTACAAAGACCATATTTTTGCATTCGAGTAAACCCAATATATGACAACTGGAGGGAACTATATGAAAATCTTTGTCAAAATGGTGGAATCCCTATAGGTCGTTCAGGAATATATTTCAAACCAAATAGAAAACCAAAGGAGCTACAATATTATCTTGAACAAGGATACATCTCTATCCAAGGAGCAGGTAGCCAGATTGTTATGGATGCCCTTGATATCCAAACATGGAAGATACCTATATGGGACGCCTGTGCAGGTAGAGGTGGGAAAACATCATTATTATTAGAATGGGGTATACCAATTTTTGCAGCAAGTGATATTTCTCTTAGTAAATTACAAGGGTTAATAGCTGAGACTAAACGTCTTAAACTTTTAACTCCATCTATCTTCTGTAGTTCTTCTACCCAGCCTGCACTAAAAAATGTCCTCTGCTCTCAACTTAAAACTATCTTATTAGATGTACCATGTAGTGGCCTAGGAACACTTTCTCGTCACCCTGATATAAAAAAATTTCGTACACCAAAAGATGTTGATAAACTTATCCAACTACAAAAAAAAATACTTAATACTGCTTGGGAGTTTCTTCCACCACAGGGGGAACTTATTTATATAACATGTACAGTAAATCCATCCGAAAATGAACAGCAAGTCATACAATTTCTAAAAGACTATCCACAAGCTTCTCTAAAAAAACAATGGGAAGGAATACCTGATCGTTTTGGAACAGATATTATGTTTGGAGCAATCATACAGAAAAAATAG
- a CDS encoding sigma-54-dependent transcriptional regulator — translation MPEHILLIDDEKNYLLVLETLLKDEGYQVTALNDPETALAFLEESEVDIIVTDMKMPKISGQEVLEYVKQRWPHIPILIMTAFGSIENAVATMRYGAFNYITKPFANDELLLSIKNAAELAKIHRQYRILHESLEERFGKHQIIGRSNAIKDMMKLVTRAAPSRATVLITGESGTGKELVARAIHFSSPRSQQPFISVNCMALSPTLLESELFGHEKGSFTGAVAMRRGRFEQANKGTLFLDEVGELTPELQVKLLRVLQERKFERVGGTEELDIDIRIVTATNQNLQSMVQNGTFREDLYYRLNVVHIPLPPLRERREDIPLLVAHFIEKIASENDIKSKNFTDEALNYLTGYEWPGNIRQLQNVIERCLVLVPNDIISIDDLPSEIKDEEAQFKSAVDLLPVEIDLAATLEKIEATLIRRALARTNFTQVKAAELLGLSKSLLQYKLKKYNITGH, via the coding sequence ATGCCTGAACATATTTTACTTATTGATGATGAAAAAAATTACTTATTAGTTTTGGAAACCCTCTTAAAAGATGAAGGGTACCAAGTTACAGCCCTCAATGATCCTGAAACAGCATTAGCATTTCTTGAGGAGTCAGAAGTAGATATTATTGTTACAGACATGAAAATGCCAAAAATAAGTGGCCAAGAAGTACTAGAATATGTAAAACAACGTTGGCCACATATCCCAATTCTTATAATGACCGCTTTTGGCTCTATTGAGAATGCGGTAGCGACAATGAGGTATGGAGCCTTTAATTATATCACTAAACCATTTGCTAATGATGAGCTTCTTCTTTCCATAAAAAATGCTGCAGAACTTGCAAAAATTCACAGACAATATCGTATACTTCATGAAAGTCTTGAAGAACGTTTTGGAAAGCATCAAATTATTGGACGCAGTAATGCAATAAAAGATATGATGAAACTTGTAACAAGAGCAGCTCCAAGCAGAGCAACAGTACTTATTACAGGTGAATCTGGGACAGGGAAAGAACTTGTTGCAAGAGCTATTCATTTTTCTTCCCCACGAAGTCAACAACCTTTTATTTCTGTTAACTGTATGGCATTAAGCCCTACACTACTTGAAAGTGAACTATTTGGCCATGAAAAAGGTTCATTTACTGGTGCTGTTGCTATGCGTCGAGGCCGCTTTGAACAAGCAAATAAAGGAACACTCTTTTTAGATGAAGTAGGGGAGCTTACACCTGAATTACAAGTCAAGTTACTTCGTGTATTACAAGAAAGAAAATTTGAACGAGTAGGTGGAACAGAAGAGTTAGATATAGACATACGTATTGTAACCGCAACTAATCAAAACTTACAGTCTATGGTACAAAATGGGACTTTTCGTGAAGATCTCTATTATCGACTTAATGTTGTCCATATTCCCCTACCCCCTCTACGAGAACGACGAGAAGATATCCCTTTATTAGTTGCACATTTTATTGAAAAAATTGCATCAGAAAATGATATTAAATCTAAAAATTTTACAGATGAAGCTCTCAACTATCTTACTGGATATGAATGGCCAGGAAATATCCGACAATTACAAAATGTTATAGAACGATGCCTAGTCCTTGTTCCTAATGACATAATTTCTATTGATGATCTCCCATCTGAAATTAAAGATGAAGAAGCTCAATTTAAAAGTGCTGTAGATTTACTCCCTGTAGAAATTGATTTAGCAGCTACACTTGAAAAAATTGAAGCAACACTTATTCGCCGAGCCCTTGCTAGGACAAACTTTACACAAGTCAAAGCAGCAGAATTATTAGGATTATCAAAAAGCTTACTACAATATAAACTAAAAAAATATAATATTACTGGACATTAA
- a CDS encoding ATP-binding protein, with amino-acid sequence MSQKPAIKTKLPFGLTRFLSWISLVLILISSIVLALFIGNSARHTLLLRQQQYALLIVGNLNHQIYRRFTLPTFLTFGRIALRQPIQYKQLDEVILSTIHGLHINSLRIYGMDKIVTYSINKDELGQDGHIPPTAEPAIETISPSFEILSTLSLLSAMFTLKLPPNSFILRTIFPLTIPFTGNEETQPSESIVTGLLEITQDITDDYGYIIRFQWLILATCLSSSIILFILLQFFIVKAERILSERMTKNHRLEMELHQNEKLASMGRITASIAHEIRNPLGIIRSSAELLLRRAVDINPDNKQILTAIYDESCRLSQTVNDFLDYARPKIPKQELLNLNSVLEQVLGFLQGEATKRHITISKDISSELQLYGDTSLLYRALYNILINAFQSINKDGFIHINGEKNKDGFIELTFKDSGAGFPQDQIQHVTSPFYTTKDNGTGLGLPIANSIIQSHHGKLILKNDSNGGALIQILLPTSK; translated from the coding sequence GTGTCCCAAAAACCTGCTATAAAAACAAAACTCCCTTTTGGCCTTACACGATTTCTCTCATGGATATCTTTAGTCCTTATTCTTATCTCAAGTATTGTACTTGCATTATTTATTGGTAACTCTGCTCGACATACTTTATTATTAAGACAGCAACAGTATGCGTTACTTATCGTTGGAAATTTAAATCATCAAATTTATCGTCGATTTACTCTACCAACCTTCTTAACATTTGGTAGAATAGCATTACGGCAACCTATTCAATATAAACAACTTGATGAAGTTATTTTATCTACTATTCATGGACTTCATATAAATAGCTTACGTATTTATGGAATGGATAAAATTGTTACTTATTCTATAAATAAAGATGAACTTGGACAAGATGGTCATATTCCTCCAACAGCAGAACCTGCTATAGAAACAATTTCACCCTCTTTTGAAATTCTTTCTACGTTAAGTCTACTATCTGCAATGTTTACCTTAAAACTACCACCTAATAGCTTTATATTACGTACTATTTTCCCTCTTACAATTCCTTTTACTGGAAATGAAGAAACACAACCTTCTGAATCCATTGTAACAGGACTTCTTGAAATAACACAAGATATCACAGATGATTATGGTTATATCATTCGATTCCAATGGCTTATACTTGCTACTTGCCTAAGTTCTTCAATTATACTCTTTATCCTTCTACAATTTTTTATTGTTAAAGCAGAACGGATCCTCTCAGAACGTATGACAAAAAATCATCGTCTTGAAATGGAACTACATCAAAATGAAAAACTTGCAAGTATGGGAAGAATCACTGCTAGTATTGCACATGAAATCCGTAATCCCCTTGGGATTATTCGCTCTAGTGCAGAACTATTATTACGTCGTGCTGTGGATATAAATCCTGATAATAAACAAATATTAACTGCAATATATGATGAATCCTGCCGTCTAAGTCAAACTGTTAATGACTTTCTAGATTATGCACGCCCTAAAATACCTAAACAAGAACTTCTTAATCTTAATTCAGTCCTTGAACAAGTACTAGGATTCTTACAAGGAGAAGCAACAAAAAGACATATCACAATTTCAAAAGATATTTCATCAGAACTCCAACTTTATGGAGATACATCTTTACTCTATAGAGCATTATATAATATACTCATTAATGCTTTTCAGTCTATTAATAAAGATGGTTTCATACATATTAATGGAGAAAAAAATAAAGATGGCTTTATTGAACTTACTTTCAAAGACAGTGGGGCAGGCTTCCCTCAGGATCAAATCCAACATGTTACTAGCCCATTTTATACAACTAAAGATAATGGCACAGGTTTAGGGCTACCTATTGCAAATAGTATTATTCAAAGCCATCATGGGAAGCTTATACTAAAAAATGATTCCAATGGTGGTGCACTAATACAAATTTTACTTCCTACTTCAAAATAA
- a CDS encoding DNA/RNA nuclease SfsA: MEKTIIYFPKGCVIGRFVKRYKRFFVNVLVDGEEVVAHTNNTGSMLGLLNSGTPVLLSPALNPTRKLQWTLELVWTGGTYPDENKLPSFPNKEGGVTPFHSGLGFWVGVNTLIPHKFFKLAFEAGLFPWTKGYSICNTETKIGMSRLDICLHGNGVPRLWVECKNVTLVENNVALFPDAVSLRGLKHLQELKKIIDSGERAATFYCVQRKDGKFFGPAASIDPQYTEMFWKVKKRGVEIYPYHIDITTKGLSLGPILPLLSE, encoded by the coding sequence ATGGAAAAAACAATTATTTATTTCCCGAAAGGTTGTGTTATTGGGAGGTTTGTTAAAAGATATAAACGTTTTTTTGTTAATGTCCTTGTGGACGGTGAAGAAGTAGTAGCACATACAAATAATACTGGTTCAATGTTAGGATTACTTAATTCTGGGACTCCAGTATTATTATCTCCTGCATTAAATCCAACACGTAAGCTTCAATGGACATTAGAACTTGTTTGGACAGGAGGGACATATCCTGATGAAAACAAACTTCCTTCATTTCCAAATAAAGAAGGAGGGGTAACTCCATTCCATTCTGGTTTAGGTTTTTGGGTTGGAGTCAATACATTAATCCCTCATAAATTTTTTAAATTAGCTTTTGAAGCAGGTTTATTTCCTTGGACTAAAGGTTATTCTATCTGTAATACTGAAACTAAGATAGGTATGAGTCGTTTAGATATTTGTTTACATGGAAATGGAGTTCCACGATTATGGGTTGAATGTAAAAATGTTACATTAGTTGAAAACAATGTTGCTTTATTTCCAGATGCTGTTTCACTAAGAGGTCTTAAACATCTTCAAGAGTTGAAAAAGATTATAGATAGTGGTGAACGAGCAGCAACTTTTTATTGTGTGCAACGTAAAGATGGTAAGTTTTTTGGTCCTGCCGCTTCTATTGATCCTCAATATACAGAAATGTTTTGGAAAGTAAAAAAGAGAGGGGTTGAAATATACCCTTATCATATAGATATTACAACTAAAGGTCTTAGTCTTGGCCCTATATTGCCATTATTATCCGAATAA
- a CDS encoding LptF/LptG family permease, translating to MSLLFRYLIKNNTKILLLTLTIGIGVYILTDLFERLDNFIEAHTSTKIILTYFIYKTPFAIAQILPFIFLISTVIQLCIMAKKKELIALQAGGISFTRIASIIIIASLFWGTIQFIFSEYIGTACGRKSLQIWQEYVHNQHKSKTILKDIWFTDKNWIVSINTLKPDDTGSGFSAYLLDKNGLTIEKIIWALSFSIHNNEWILKKVAVSEPALYSQEMLQELTLTFNQSSETLKFIQNNNAPQQLSFWELRETIHKLERSGSNVELLKTSWHTKLSYSFSLVVMALLATTIVAWKNNIYIAIAFSLLYTFIYNALNTIGISLGNKGIISPIIGAWIANLVIMSVTIWKLFFITPIKNFLLKIHSAN from the coding sequence ATGAGTCTTCTATTTCGTTATCTAATAAAAAATAATACAAAAATTTTACTATTGACTCTAACTATCGGTATTGGTGTATATATTTTAACAGATCTTTTTGAACGTTTAGATAATTTTATAGAAGCTCATACTTCAACTAAAATTATTCTAACATATTTTATATATAAAACACCTTTTGCTATTGCACAAATATTACCATTTATATTTTTAATTTCTACGGTAATTCAATTATGCATTATGGCAAAAAAAAAAGAATTAATAGCACTTCAAGCTGGAGGCATATCTTTCACTCGAATAGCCTCTATTATAATTATAGCAAGTTTATTTTGGGGGACAATACAGTTTATTTTTTCAGAATATATAGGAACAGCTTGTGGTCGAAAATCACTTCAAATATGGCAAGAATATGTCCATAACCAACATAAATCAAAAACTATTCTAAAAGATATCTGGTTTACAGATAAAAATTGGATAGTATCCATAAATACACTCAAGCCTGATGATACAGGTAGTGGATTTAGCGCATATCTTTTAGATAAAAATGGTCTTACAATAGAAAAAATCATCTGGGCATTATCTTTTTCTATTCACAATAATGAATGGATATTAAAAAAAGTTGCAGTCTCAGAACCAGCTTTATATTCACAAGAAATGTTGCAAGAGTTAACACTTACTTTTAACCAATCATCAGAAACGTTAAAATTCATCCAAAATAATAATGCACCTCAACAACTTTCTTTTTGGGAATTAAGAGAAACTATTCATAAATTAGAACGTTCAGGATCTAATGTAGAACTATTAAAAACTAGTTGGCACACCAAGCTTTCATATTCATTCTCCCTTGTAGTAATGGCATTATTAGCTACAACTATTGTAGCATGGAAAAATAATATTTATATTGCTATAGCTTTTTCTCTTCTTTATACTTTTATATATAATGCATTAAATACAATAGGAATATCTCTTGGGAATAAAGGTATTATATCGCCTATTATAGGTGCTTGGATTGCAAACCTAGTAATAATGAGTGTTACTATATGGAAACTCTTTTTTATTACCCCCATAAAAAATTTTCTTTTAAAAATACATTCTGCTAACTAA
- the lptF gene encoding LPS export ABC transporter permease LptF: MIPLLQRQIFRESTYIFFLVVGALLTLIIINRAIQMRDLFIGLKLEILDVLILFSYMVPLFLILVIPIACMLGVFLTFLRMNLDKELIALKASGISIYQMLPAPLAFSFFCTLLTLWISLFWIAWGMEQFKTTLLDIARTKVKISIQPGVFNNNFPGFVLFARQVDPLSGELHQILLEDRSQKDRHLVILAPTGTIETNPTKGELIFNLTNGNIYTMSLNKTSFLSFDQYLVRIPLTTLLKNINFNELRPKEMSWERLIKEYNITNTMQYQNKISVELHKRWAYPAACIALTIFALPLAIMFEGIHRQFGLILALIMFFIYYGLMSFGFSTGESGTIPPAIGLWLPNILFFLLGLYGIYLTSREKTANIVYLIPNILRKIKGIR; encoded by the coding sequence ATGATCCCCCTCCTTCAACGTCAAATATTCCGTGAAAGCACATACATATTCTTCCTAGTAGTAGGAGCCTTATTAACACTTATTATTATAAATCGTGCTATACAAATGAGAGACCTTTTTATAGGTCTTAAATTAGAAATTTTAGATGTTCTAATTCTTTTTAGCTACATGGTACCATTATTTCTTATATTAGTTATACCTATTGCTTGTATGTTAGGTGTATTTCTAACCTTTCTTAGAATGAATTTAGATAAAGAGCTTATTGCATTAAAAGCTTCTGGTATAAGTATATATCAAATGCTTCCTGCACCTCTAGCATTTAGTTTTTTTTGTACATTACTTACATTATGGATATCACTCTTTTGGATAGCATGGGGAATGGAACAATTTAAGACAACACTTTTAGATATAGCTAGAACAAAAGTAAAAATTTCCATACAACCTGGAGTTTTTAATAACAACTTCCCAGGTTTTGTTCTTTTTGCTCGACAGGTAGACCCTCTTTCAGGAGAACTACATCAAATCTTACTAGAAGATCGCTCTCAAAAAGATCGCCATCTTGTTATCCTTGCTCCAACAGGAACAATTGAAACAAATCCTACAAAAGGAGAATTAATCTTTAACCTAACAAATGGTAATATCTACACAATGAGTCTAAATAAAACATCATTTCTTTCTTTTGATCAATATCTTGTTCGAATCCCACTTACTACTCTTCTTAAAAATATAAACTTCAACGAGTTACGCCCTAAAGAAATGTCTTGGGAAAGGCTTATAAAAGAGTATAATATAACAAATACTATGCAATACCAAAACAAAATTTCTGTTGAACTTCATAAACGTTGGGCTTACCCAGCAGCATGTATTGCTCTTACAATTTTTGCACTACCTTTAGCAATCATGTTTGAAGGGATACATAGACAGTTTGGACTTATTCTGGCGCTTATCATGTTTTTTATTTATTATGGATTAATGTCTTTTGGATTTAGCACAGGCGAATCTGGTACTATCCCTCCTGCCATTGGCTTATGGCTTCCAAATATACTCTTCTTCTTACTTGGACTCTATGGTATCTATCTTACATCACGTGAAAAAACTGCAAATATTGTATACCTTATCCCAAATATACTAAGGAAAATAAAAGGTATAAGATGA
- a CDS encoding metal-dependent hydrolase has product MNTTIIWHGHSNFQINANGISVLIDPFFTNNPRCTKNWNEIQKPDIVLITHDHSDHLGDAIAICKSTGALCGCIVGTADKLIQQGMPQHLIIGEIGFNIGGTIERKGVRITMTQSFHTSESGSPAGYIITMPNNFTLYHPGDTGIFQTMKTFGKLYNLHLSLLPIGGFFTMDSYQAAYAAKMLKCKMVIPMHWGTFPVLEQTPERFKNYLKAMAPECKYIAMEPNTSKEL; this is encoded by the coding sequence ATGAATACAACTATTATTTGGCATGGACACTCTAACTTTCAAATTAATGCTAATGGAATATCTGTTCTTATTGATCCCTTTTTTACAAACAATCCAAGATGTACAAAAAATTGGAATGAAATTCAAAAACCTGATATTGTTCTTATAACACATGATCATTCGGACCATCTTGGTGATGCCATTGCAATCTGTAAATCTACAGGTGCACTTTGTGGTTGTATTGTTGGTACTGCAGATAAACTTATACAACAAGGTATGCCACAACACCTCATTATTGGTGAAATTGGCTTCAACATTGGTGGAACAATAGAGAGAAAAGGTGTACGTATCACTATGACACAATCTTTTCATACATCTGAGTCTGGTTCTCCTGCAGGATATATTATCACTATGCCTAACAATTTTACACTATACCACCCAGGAGACACAGGAATTTTCCAAACTATGAAAACGTTCGGGAAACTATATAACCTTCATTTATCACTTTTGCCTATTGGAGGATTCTTTACAATGGATTCTTATCAAGCGGCATATGCTGCAAAAATGCTTAAATGTAAAATGGTTATCCCCATGCACTGGGGAACGTTTCCAGTCCTTGAACAAACTCCTGAACGGTTTAAAAATTATCTTAAGGCAATGGCCCCTGAATGTAAGTATATTGCTATGGAGCCAAATACATCAAAAGAGCTCTAA